A genome region from Oenanthe melanoleuca isolate GR-GAL-2019-014 chromosome 2, OMel1.0, whole genome shotgun sequence includes the following:
- the ANKRD46 gene encoding ankyrin repeat domain-containing protein 46, which yields MSYVFVNDSSQTNVPLLQACIDGDFNYSKRLLESGFDPNIRDSRGRTGLHLAAARGNVDICQLLHKFGADLLATDYQGNTALHLCGHVDTIQFLVSNGLKIDICNHQGATPLVLAKRRGVNKDVIRLLESLEEQEVKGFNRGAHSKLETMQTAESESAMESHSLLNPNLQQGEGVLSSFRTTWQEFVEDLGFWRVLLLIIVIALLSLGIAYYVSGVLPFVENQPELVH from the exons ATGTCCTACGTTTTTGTGAACGACTCCTCCCAGACAAatgtgcctctgctgcaggcttGTATTGATGGAGATTTTAACTATTCCAAACGACTCTTAGAGAGTGGTTTCGACCCGAACATTCGTGACAGCCGAGGCCGAACTGGCcttcacctggctgcagccagaggaaaTGTAGACATCTGTCAACTCCTGCATAAATTTGGTGCTGACCTCCTAGCCACTGATTACCAGGGTAACACAGCCCTTCACCTGTGTGGGCATGTTGATACCATCCAGTTCCTAGTTTCTAATGGACTTAAAATTGATATTTG CAACCACCAAGGAGCAACACCACTTGTTCTTGCCAAAAGAAGGGGTGTGAATAAAGATGTGATTAGGCTGCTGGAATCTTTAGAGGAGCAAGAGGTGAAAGGATTTAACAGAGGAGCTCACTCAAAGCTGGAGACAATGCAAACGGCTGAAAGTGAAAG TGCAATGGAAAGCCATTCCCTTCTTAATCCAAACCTACAGCAAGGTGAAGGAGTTCTTTCCAGTTTCCGCACAACGTGGCAAGAGTTTGTGGAAGACCTGGGCTTCTGGAGGGTGCTGCTCCTCATCATTGTCATTGCTCTTCTGTCCCTTGGAATAGCATATTATGTTAGTGGGGTGCTCCCTTTTGTAGAAAACCAGCCTGAGCTGGTGCACTGA